One Novipirellula artificiosorum DNA segment encodes these proteins:
- a CDS encoding outer membrane protein assembly factor BamB family protein — protein sequence MTTTAIRYRVPTDFAETSFKKDCTLPLSKHVLSVVVVALFLPSVVSAVQLPTSGDRDIDRVRAEVCVTPTTAENYQRRALLLFTWLGSLQQQSADTHPFFDVDKKYYELERKTIHGRGAAKQEAVQSICKTVDEGFEVLESIFRKLREKGPIYEPFIGSLAGAPKDGDMEADWPMFQGNKHNNGYTEAPGPKTGELAWKVPVGLGWYARPVIEGDRVYVASPGMHTTSFCLDLATGEEIWKSTQDHPLLGIYKYPAMMSTPVILKDRMVLREVNSHGGNEGQAKNLVYIDKQTGKTLSRKYAGHIDYRTQVAPVQSNGKFMVYPFGVHDIYGSPAICQNLNRLICADVDNERRLWDFNAGDIDALAEPVMTESRVMQGTMEGYLYSFNLEGPHDARIAWKFRADGAVNTAVALAGETVYFGSNGGVLYALNEADGSLSWQTSLDAVEKRARKQFTVPLVIDGKLYVGSANKCFYCLDANSGKVLWETELTDWIRSKPVMTSEGLVVASVDGTVTCLSTSGAVQWQKKISTHPIYADLASAGDSVLVNDSDLWLRCINAQGDLLWKKSLLKAYENERCERIFTDVLSGGTYYQSKPTAANGKVYFGNPAGFLFSIDAETGKEVWKFEMGGAISVAPAIAEGKVFAGQQGGERFFYCVDAETGELVWKQTVPGGWVWGSAAVDDGLVYIPTVDGHAVCLDAETGHMIWMYPTAKSVPAEPAIDGDLVYFGSWSHSLYAFNKKTGEIVWKENGIGLDSGTLIANDGKIYLPHHANVFMYFDAKNGEILSRGNMNPEEKGQFTNFNATPAFHNDRAYYTARVGTGLHGVPTASRVYCVDSATAKIHWTFPDGGGLSAPAIASDRVYIGSGNTPLFYCLDAASGKPLWIYKLGQRVEEATLCIYRDKVYVLAGDGYVHAIK from the coding sequence ATGACTACTACTGCAATACGGTATCGGGTTCCGACTGATTTTGCGGAAACGAGTTTCAAAAAAGATTGCACCCTCCCGCTCTCGAAACATGTTCTCAGTGTCGTCGTCGTTGCGTTGTTCCTCCCATCCGTCGTTTCAGCAGTTCAATTGCCGACCAGCGGCGACAGGGACATTGACCGTGTCCGAGCCGAAGTGTGTGTTACTCCAACGACGGCTGAGAACTACCAACGACGGGCGCTGCTGCTGTTCACATGGCTGGGAAGTCTACAGCAGCAAAGCGCCGATACGCATCCGTTCTTTGACGTGGACAAGAAATACTACGAGCTGGAACGCAAAACGATCCATGGTCGCGGCGCTGCGAAACAAGAAGCGGTTCAAAGCATTTGCAAGACCGTCGATGAAGGGTTCGAGGTGCTTGAAAGCATCTTCCGGAAATTGAGAGAGAAGGGGCCGATCTATGAGCCATTCATCGGAAGCCTCGCCGGGGCTCCGAAGGACGGGGACATGGAAGCGGACTGGCCCATGTTCCAGGGGAACAAACACAACAATGGCTACACAGAAGCACCGGGCCCAAAGACGGGTGAGCTCGCATGGAAGGTTCCCGTAGGACTGGGATGGTATGCCCGCCCCGTGATCGAGGGTGATCGGGTCTATGTCGCCTCACCCGGCATGCACACCACCAGCTTCTGCCTCGATCTCGCGACGGGTGAAGAGATCTGGAAATCGACTCAGGACCATCCGTTGCTCGGTATCTACAAGTACCCGGCCATGATGTCGACGCCTGTGATCCTGAAGGACCGAATGGTGCTGAGGGAGGTCAATAGCCACGGCGGTAACGAAGGGCAGGCCAAGAACCTGGTCTATATCGATAAGCAAACCGGAAAGACTCTCTCCAGAAAATACGCGGGGCACATCGACTACCGAACGCAAGTGGCGCCGGTACAGAGCAACGGAAAGTTCATGGTCTATCCGTTCGGGGTTCATGACATTTACGGCTCCCCAGCCATCTGTCAGAACCTGAACCGGTTGATTTGTGCGGACGTTGATAACGAGCGTAGATTATGGGACTTCAATGCCGGCGACATCGATGCACTGGCCGAGCCGGTGATGACCGAGAGTCGTGTGATGCAGGGGACGATGGAAGGATACCTTTATTCGTTCAACTTGGAGGGACCTCATGACGCCCGAATCGCCTGGAAGTTTCGGGCCGATGGCGCGGTCAATACTGCCGTGGCTCTGGCGGGCGAAACGGTTTACTTCGGATCCAACGGCGGCGTGTTGTATGCGTTGAACGAAGCCGATGGATCCCTGAGCTGGCAAACTTCGCTGGACGCTGTTGAGAAACGAGCTCGCAAGCAGTTTACGGTGCCGTTGGTCATTGATGGCAAGCTGTATGTCGGATCTGCGAACAAGTGTTTCTATTGCCTGGATGCTAACTCTGGAAAAGTGCTGTGGGAGACTGAATTGACCGATTGGATTCGTTCCAAGCCAGTGATGACTTCGGAAGGCCTTGTCGTTGCCAGCGTCGATGGGACGGTGACCTGCCTTAGTACGAGCGGTGCAGTTCAATGGCAGAAGAAGATTTCCACACACCCGATCTATGCCGATCTGGCTTCCGCCGGCGATTCGGTTCTGGTCAACGATAGTGATTTATGGTTGCGCTGCATCAATGCCCAAGGAGATCTCCTTTGGAAGAAAAGTCTTCTGAAAGCCTATGAAAACGAACGTTGCGAACGGATCTTTACCGACGTCCTCTCGGGGGGCACCTACTATCAGTCAAAACCCACGGCCGCGAATGGAAAAGTCTATTTTGGCAACCCAGCGGGTTTCCTGTTTAGCATCGATGCTGAAACGGGAAAGGAAGTTTGGAAGTTCGAGATGGGCGGCGCGATTTCTGTCGCACCGGCGATCGCTGAGGGAAAGGTGTTTGCGGGGCAGCAGGGTGGCGAACGTTTCTTCTACTGCGTCGATGCTGAAACCGGTGAACTGGTTTGGAAGCAGACCGTTCCGGGAGGTTGGGTCTGGGGTTCCGCGGCGGTCGATGATGGATTGGTCTACATCCCTACGGTCGATGGCCACGCGGTTTGCCTCGATGCCGAAACCGGTCACATGATTTGGATGTATCCCACGGCCAAGTCCGTACCGGCCGAACCCGCCATCGATGGTGATTTGGTCTATTTCGGTTCTTGGAGCCATTCGCTGTACGCGTTCAACAAGAAAACCGGCGAGATCGTTTGGAAAGAGAACGGCATCGGCCTGGACTCCGGAACCTTGATAGCCAACGATGGGAAAATCTACTTACCTCACCACGCCAACGTCTTCATGTATTTCGACGCGAAGAACGGAGAAATTCTGAGCCGTGGAAATATGAACCCAGAAGAAAAGGGCCAGTTCACCAACTTCAACGCAACTCCCGCATTCCATAACGACCGAGCGTACTACACCGCCCGTGTAGGAACAGGACTCCACGGAGTACCGACGGCGTCGCGCGTCTATTGCGTGGATTCCGCTACCGCGAAAATCCACTGGACGTTCCCCGACGGTGGCGGGCTTTCTGCCCCGGCCATCGCCAGCGATCGCGTTTATATCGGTTCCGGTAATACGCCGTTGTTCTATTGTCTCGATGCCGCTAGCGGTAAACCGCTATGGATCTACAAGCTCGGACAGCGCGTTGAGGAAGCGACCCTTTGTATCTATCGAGACAAAGTGTATGTCCTAGCCGGTGATGGTTATGTGCATGCAATTAAGTAG
- a CDS encoding sulfatase-like hydrolase/transferase yields the protein MKIAPASNDGTPERCYDVLPGRILSGVKRDAVDFDPPINDWNLPKKQRILPEFLKQIGYRTGAFGKWHVGRVQPKMPQRKDAFTRQPSESRDP from the coding sequence GTGAAAATAGCTCCTGCCAGCAATGATGGGACACCGGAGAGATGCTACGACGTCCTTCCCGGTCGAATTCTCTCCGGAGTCAAACGGGATGCGGTCGATTTCGATCCACCGATTAATGACTGGAATCTTCCCAAAAAGCAAAGGATCCTGCCCGAGTTTTTGAAGCAGATTGGCTACCGAACTGGCGCCTTCGGGAAATGGCACGTTGGTCGAGTGCAGCCAAAGATGCCTCAGCGCAAGGACGCTTTTACCAGGCAGCCATCCGAATCTCGCGACCCTTAA
- a CDS encoding metallophosphoesterase, giving the protein MNRFVAVGDIHGCSQTLAKMLEILELGPGDTFLSIGDLSSKGEDSQGVHSQLLSLEERGVNLIVLLGNHEVMLLAMQRLAGANVDLSAFPESIFRGADISCLMRSNETWATLKSYGREVAESREFWAFRHDHPVKHFEAVSQKLDSEDWRLPQDHLDLLSRCKTHHIARNCFFVHSGIRPDIIRMDSAQTAIDSQIKEDARDLCWSREWLGQEPGFPELVVHGHTPLCYLYSFVPDTTPWRDGDLVFKSVVHNGALNLDSGVFLEAGHLTAVEIPESGCPSQFRFLRVPRLDPVCKDRLSHFNYIR; this is encoded by the coding sequence ATGAACCGATTTGTTGCAGTGGGGGACATTCATGGATGCAGCCAAACGCTGGCCAAGATGCTTGAAATCTTGGAACTGGGCCCCGGCGACACTTTCCTGTCAATCGGCGATCTGTCATCCAAGGGTGAGGATTCTCAGGGCGTTCATAGCCAGTTATTGAGCCTCGAGGAGCGAGGGGTCAATCTCATTGTGTTGCTGGGAAACCACGAGGTGATGCTGCTTGCAATGCAGCGGCTGGCTGGTGCAAACGTCGACCTGAGTGCATTCCCTGAATCCATTTTTCGTGGAGCCGACATCAGTTGTTTGATGCGAAGCAACGAAACATGGGCGACGCTGAAATCCTACGGTCGCGAGGTTGCCGAAAGCCGCGAGTTCTGGGCGTTTCGGCATGACCACCCTGTAAAACACTTTGAAGCCGTATCGCAGAAACTCGATAGCGAAGATTGGCGACTTCCTCAGGATCATCTGGATCTATTGAGTCGGTGCAAGACTCATCACATCGCTCGCAATTGCTTCTTCGTGCATTCGGGAATCCGTCCGGATATCATTCGGATGGACAGCGCTCAAACCGCGATCGACTCGCAGATCAAAGAGGACGCAAGGGATCTCTGCTGGAGCCGAGAGTGGTTGGGACAAGAGCCTGGTTTCCCGGAACTCGTCGTGCATGGGCATACGCCGCTATGCTATTTGTATTCGTTCGTTCCCGATACAACCCCTTGGCGAGACGGCGACCTGGTCTTCAAATCCGTTGTCCACAATGGCGCGCTCAATTTGGATAGCGGTGTCTTTCTTGAGGCGGGGCATTTGACAGCGGTGGAAATCCCTGAAAGTGGATGTCCGTCACAGTTTCGGTTCCTACGCGTCCCAAGATTGGACCCCGTTTGCAAGGACCGACTGAGCCATTTCAACTACATTCGGTAA
- a CDS encoding nitrilase family protein, with the protein MTNKRTLRVGSVQFEAKPGDKDANFRKIEAFVERASNQGVRLIVFPECCITGYWFIRNLSVEQLSQLAESISNGPSTQRLKALAIRYGMTVGAGLVEAGEEGDFYNSYVVALPDGTVQRHRKLQAFEHPAIRSGTEYTVFDLPDGFRVGVLICYDCNLIENVRITALCGADLLIAPHQTGGVRSKNPNLMGLIDRRVWDNRHNDPEAIEREFRGDKGREWLLRWLPSRAHDNGMFLVFSNGVGVDDDEIRTGNAMILDPYGRILAETWKAEDSMVLADLDASLLEDATGRNWIRARRPDLYKPLTVPTGRECDTRTLKFKE; encoded by the coding sequence ATGACTAACAAACGAACCCTTCGCGTGGGCTCCGTACAATTCGAGGCGAAACCAGGCGACAAGGATGCAAACTTCCGAAAGATCGAAGCGTTTGTTGAACGAGCTTCGAATCAAGGCGTGCGCCTGATCGTTTTCCCCGAATGCTGCATCACCGGCTATTGGTTCATTCGCAATCTGTCGGTCGAACAGTTGTCGCAACTTGCCGAATCCATCTCGAATGGCCCGAGCACGCAGCGGTTAAAGGCGTTGGCGATTCGCTACGGAATGACGGTTGGGGCGGGGTTGGTCGAAGCGGGTGAGGAAGGCGATTTTTACAACAGTTACGTCGTGGCATTGCCTGACGGCACCGTGCAACGACACCGCAAGCTGCAAGCCTTCGAGCATCCTGCAATTCGCAGTGGCACCGAGTACACCGTATTCGACCTACCCGATGGATTTCGCGTTGGCGTTTTGATTTGTTATGACTGTAATTTGATCGAAAATGTCCGCATTACTGCGTTGTGCGGAGCCGATCTTTTGATTGCGCCACACCAAACCGGAGGGGTGCGCAGCAAGAACCCGAATCTGATGGGATTGATTGACCGACGTGTTTGGGACAATCGCCATAACGATCCAGAGGCAATCGAACGCGAATTTCGTGGTGATAAGGGCCGCGAATGGTTGCTACGCTGGCTGCCCAGTCGTGCACATGATAACGGGATGTTTCTGGTCTTCAGCAACGGTGTCGGCGTCGACGATGACGAGATACGTACGGGAAACGCAATGATCTTAGACCCCTACGGACGCATTCTGGCTGAAACGTGGAAGGCTGAAGACAGCATGGTCCTTGCCGACCTCGACGCCAGCCTACTTGAAGATGCAACCGGCAGGAACTGGATTCGTGCGCGTCGACCGGATCTGTACAAGCCACTCACCGTGCCAACGGGACGAGAGTGCGATACGCGAACGTTGAAGTTCAAGGAATAA
- a CDS encoding sulfatase-like hydrolase/transferase has protein sequence MDKPLRLLFDFVRGDDELRKNTLIVFCSDNGPDPKTFAPGTKPLRGSKATLDENGVRSPLIVWGPGMVSTEKAGTRDAQTVLAAFDLAPSLLRLTGMEPSEKHSFDGEDMLDAILGHRSLARAEPLYFSRPPDFKDFGIEKGLPDLAIRKGNWKLLCDYDGGRPQLYNLATDPSESRSSADLKPELTKTLVKELTRWYQEIQPSKVTSTNNE, from the coding sequence ATGGACAAACCGTTGCGTTTACTGTTCGACTTCGTCCGTGGAGACGATGAGTTGCGAAAAAACACCTTGATCGTATTCTGTAGCGACAATGGTCCCGATCCAAAGACGTTTGCCCCGGGGACAAAACCGTTGCGGGGCTCCAAAGCAACACTCGATGAAAACGGCGTTCGTTCGCCGCTTATCGTTTGGGGGCCCGGCATGGTTTCGACTGAAAAAGCGGGCACGCGAGATGCCCAGACCGTGCTTGCCGCGTTCGACTTGGCCCCGTCGCTTTTAAGGCTGACCGGAATGGAACCATCGGAAAAGCACTCCTTCGACGGTGAAGATATGCTGGATGCGATTCTCGGTCATCGGTCCCTTGCGCGAGCAGAGCCACTCTACTTTTCTCGACCGCCAGACTTCAAAGATTTCGGCATCGAAAAGGGGTTGCCGGACCTGGCGATTCGGAAAGGCAACTGGAAGTTGCTGTGCGACTACGACGGCGGACGCCCTCAGTTGTACAACCTCGCAACGGACCCCAGCGAGTCTCGAAGCAGTGCCGACCTCAAACCCGAGCTCACGAAAACGCTTGTGAAAGAACTGACTCGCTGGTACCAAGAGATCCAGCCATCAAAAGTAACGTCGACAAACAATGAATAA
- a CDS encoding nitroreductase family protein has protein sequence MEAIQALMTRRSIRSWKNEPVTEQQRKTIMEAAMNAPSAADARPWHFVTIDKPEVTKQFTQMGGTEMLEESTFMVMVCGDESKEIYPGFWPQDCSCAAQNMQLAAHAIGIGCVWIAIYPLDDRVETCRKVLGIPQSITPFALLAMGVPNEVLTPEYRYDEERLHQNKW, from the coding sequence ATGGAAGCGATCCAAGCCCTGATGACACGACGCAGTATTCGCAGCTGGAAAAACGAGCCGGTTACGGAGCAGCAGCGCAAGACGATCATGGAGGCGGCCATGAACGCCCCGTCAGCGGCTGATGCCCGGCCATGGCATTTTGTCACCATAGACAAACCCGAGGTGACGAAGCAGTTTACCCAAATGGGCGGAACCGAAATGCTGGAGGAATCCACCTTCATGGTGATGGTCTGCGGTGACGAGTCGAAAGAAATCTATCCCGGTTTCTGGCCCCAGGATTGTTCCTGCGCCGCACAGAACATGCAGTTGGCTGCCCACGCGATCGGCATTGGCTGCGTCTGGATTGCAATCTATCCGTTGGACGATCGAGTCGAAACCTGCCGGAAAGTTCTCGGCATTCCTCAATCGATCACTCCGTTCGCCTTGCTGGCCATGGGCGTGCCGAACGAAGTGCTGACGCCGGAGTATCGTTACGACGAAGAACGGCTGCACCAAAACAAATGGTAG
- a CDS encoding SGNH/GDSL hydrolase family protein, translating to MNKILLLSTIIALCCSLNVSAEDKLDVLIIGDSISLGYTPHVVAMMQDEANVVHNKGNAQHTGTGVAKMDAWLGDTDWDIIHFNWGLWDLCYRHPESKVQGQRDKDRGTLTTSLEQYEQNLDQLVRRLRKTHATLIWASTTVVPENEAGRRVDDDLKYNAIAAKVMQKHGVKINDLNKLTRTFAPELFKSAGDVHFTTEGYQQLAEQVAQSIRSVPARKASQRKLRAHQH from the coding sequence ATGAACAAAATCTTACTGCTATCTACAATTATCGCCCTCTGCTGCAGCCTGAACGTCTCTGCTGAGGACAAGCTGGATGTCCTGATCATCGGTGATTCCATTTCATTGGGATACACGCCACATGTCGTCGCAATGATGCAGGATGAGGCGAATGTCGTGCACAATAAGGGCAATGCCCAGCACACCGGCACCGGCGTGGCAAAGATGGATGCGTGGCTGGGCGATACAGATTGGGACATTATTCATTTCAATTGGGGCTTGTGGGATCTCTGTTATCGTCATCCGGAATCGAAGGTTCAAGGTCAACGAGATAAAGATCGTGGAACCCTGACCACTTCGCTTGAGCAATACGAGCAGAACCTGGATCAACTCGTCCGGCGGCTACGCAAAACCCATGCAACCTTGATCTGGGCCAGCACGACGGTGGTTCCTGAGAACGAAGCGGGTCGAAGAGTCGACGATGACTTGAAATACAACGCTATTGCCGCAAAGGTGATGCAGAAGCACGGTGTGAAGATCAATGACTTGAACAAGCTCACACGCACTTTTGCCCCCGAGTTGTTCAAGAGCGCGGGTGACGTTCATTTTACAACCGAGGGATATCAGCAACTCGCCGAGCAGGTAGCCCAGTCAATCCGATCGGTTCCTGCCCGAAAAGCATCACAAAGAAAACTACGGGCACATCAGCATTGA
- a CDS encoding glycoside hydrolase family protein: MHLCNVVFAVAVTLTLFASPTDGEETLTPVIDGQWWQVAGDPDLGDYTRPGQQPVDFGVWQAADGTWQLWSCIRGTGCGQHTRLFYRWEGQSLTDEHWKPMGIAMEAKPEFGESPGGLQAPHVVRYKGLYYMAYGDWNNICFATSKDGKAFERVIQPNGKTGAFTEGPGCNTRDAMLIQINGLWHCYYTAFPNGRGYAYCRTSPDLMTWSESSVVSYGGKVGPGACNNECPHVVEVEPGQYIFFRNETYGENARNWVYWSNNPLNFGIDDDSKLVRSWHVAAPEIIHHEGQYYVASLLDSLKGIKIARLKWLKLPELGEPVFDFNSADEREAWAMKSGSLASVFTNSSRQDFKAKTAYFVATAEVGQGKFDDGQTAVVQSPEFILDSEGYILLVSGGNDLQKLYVALVESESGKELVRVTGKDSNALQKVFVDCTGLKGKQAFLRIVDDATVRWGHINFGGIYQDPLRSFSE, translated from the coding sequence ATGCATCTTTGCAATGTAGTCTTTGCGGTAGCTGTCACGCTTACCCTGTTTGCGTCACCGACCGACGGAGAAGAGACGCTCACGCCCGTGATCGATGGCCAGTGGTGGCAAGTTGCAGGTGACCCCGATTTGGGCGACTACACCCGACCGGGACAGCAACCGGTTGATTTTGGTGTATGGCAAGCCGCAGATGGCACGTGGCAATTGTGGTCCTGCATTCGTGGGACCGGTTGCGGCCAACACACTCGGCTCTTCTATCGCTGGGAAGGTCAGAGTTTGACCGATGAACATTGGAAACCAATGGGCATCGCAATGGAGGCCAAACCCGAGTTCGGAGAAAGCCCCGGTGGTCTGCAAGCACCTCACGTCGTTCGCTACAAGGGCCTCTACTACATGGCCTATGGCGACTGGAACAATATCTGCTTTGCGACCAGCAAAGACGGAAAGGCCTTCGAACGCGTGATCCAGCCCAATGGAAAGACAGGTGCCTTCACCGAGGGGCCCGGTTGCAATACACGCGATGCCATGCTGATCCAGATCAATGGATTGTGGCATTGCTACTACACCGCTTTCCCGAACGGTCGTGGCTATGCGTACTGTCGAACGTCGCCTGATCTGATGACATGGAGCGAATCCTCCGTGGTCTCCTATGGTGGCAAGGTTGGGCCAGGCGCGTGCAATAATGAGTGTCCTCATGTCGTCGAAGTGGAACCAGGACAGTACATTTTCTTCCGAAACGAGACCTACGGTGAAAACGCTCGAAACTGGGTCTATTGGTCCAACAATCCACTGAACTTCGGCATCGACGATGACAGTAAACTGGTGCGAAGTTGGCATGTCGCGGCGCCCGAGATCATTCACCACGAGGGCCAGTACTACGTCGCCTCGCTGCTGGACAGCTTGAAAGGAATCAAAATCGCTCGTCTGAAATGGCTGAAGTTGCCTGAATTGGGCGAGCCCGTCTTTGACTTCAATTCCGCTGACGAGCGTGAAGCCTGGGCCATGAAGAGCGGCAGCCTTGCTTCGGTATTCACTAATTCCTCGCGGCAGGACTTCAAAGCGAAAACAGCGTATTTTGTCGCAACAGCGGAAGTTGGGCAGGGAAAATTCGACGACGGACAAACTGCTGTCGTCCAATCGCCTGAGTTCATCTTGGACAGCGAGGGCTACATTCTTTTGGTCTCTGGTGGCAACGATTTGCAAAAGCTGTACGTAGCTCTTGTCGAATCCGAGTCCGGCAAAGAGCTCGTGCGTGTAACCGGCAAGGACTCCAATGCTCTGCAAAAAGTGTTCGTTGACTGTACGGGATTGAAAGGCAAGCAAGCCTTTCTGCGAATAGTCGACGATGCGACCGTTCGCTGGGGGCACATCAATTTTGGCGGGATCTATCAGGATCCGTTGAGGTCATTCAGCGAATGA